The following proteins are co-located in the Pomacea canaliculata isolate SZHN2017 linkage group LG8, ASM307304v1, whole genome shotgun sequence genome:
- the LOC112570631 gene encoding PI-actitoxin-Afv2a-like, with protein sequence MFIFRCLAVVTALAVLVDIASGVELACMLPFHYGDIHCDKSVSTRYYYDVFSDSCYPFPYRGCGGNGNNFQSEAACLLSCQRS encoded by the exons atgttcatcttTCGCTGCCTTGCTGTTGTCACCGCTTTGGCTGTACTAGTGGACATCGCATCTGGAGTAG AGCTTG CGTGCATGCTTCCCTTCCACTACGGCGACATCCACTGCGACAAGTCCGTCAGCACGCGCTACTACTACGACGTGTTCAGCGACAGCTGCTACCCCTTCCCTTACAGGGGCTGCGGTGGCAACGGCAACAACTTCCAGAGCGAGGCTGCCTGTCTCTTGAGCTGCCAAAGGAGTTAG
- the LOC112570677 gene encoding uncharacterized protein LOC112570677: MLPLLFVLVCYSTYLVQSSVGNVASEYAPAPARGHRFPSSGQYFTVTSYQNCRCLPYETCLPVNGGKGYMCTAINSRLTRISPPRHHSYHPVNGHRFSGNHYGLRHPHYG; the protein is encoded by the exons ATGCTTCcacttttgtttgtcttggtCTGCTACTCAACATACTTAG TTCAAAGCTCTGTGGGAAATGTAGCGAGCGAATATGCACCGGCACCGGCTCGTGGACACAG GTTTCCTTCTAGTGGCCAATATTTCACTGTTACCAGCTACCAAAACTGC cgGTGCCTGCCATATGAAACATGTTTGCCTGTTAATGGAGGCAAGGGGTACATGTGCACTGCCATTAACAGCAGATTAACCAGGATTAGTCCACCCCGCCATCATAGTTACCACCCTGTCAACGGCCATAGGTTTTCTGGAAACCACTATGGCCTCAGGCATCCTCATTATG gaTGA